tcctcactcagggatcaaacccaggtctcccacattgcaggtggattctttaccaactgagatatcagggaagccctaaatactGTGATATTTGAAATCAAATTTCTTTGTTCAAGTGATGGATACAGTAATGTTTAGTAGCTATCTGAAGTGATTTATACTTTAAAGTGATGTACTAAAATTTTAGTATTCAATTTAATACATATTCTACCTCAATTTTTGGAAGATAAGTaaagaaaagatgtttaaaattaaaaacaataaaatcaatcACTGCATTGTTATAAGTACTATTAATAGCAGAGCATATATGAGCAATGAAATCCTATACCTCAGGCATTAAGAATAGATGATTTGGAGCCGGAATGCCTAGATTTAACTATTGTCCCTGCCACTAACTAGTTGTGTCACAGTTattttctctctgtgcctcacttttctcatctaaatatgtgaataaaaatCCTAATTAATAGGGTTGTAGTAAAATTTAGTAAATGGTTGGGAACCACACTCTGAGAACACTGATCAAAACCAGAGACAGGGAAAAATAATCTTgaacaagagaagaaagggaggtAAATTGAGAACAGATGAAACTGCAGAGGTGTTTGTTGGTGGGACCTAGGCAAGAAACTGCTTCTTTTTTCTGACTGAAGTAGGAGGTGTAATCCTCggccaaaaaagcaaaaggatTGCAGAGCAAAGAAGAACTTCAAGAAATTCAGATATGTGAAGTTGATTTCCATGGAAACCCCGTCATCCTCTGATGACAGTTGTGACAGCTTTGCTTCTGATAATTTTGCAAACACAAGGCTGCAGGCGGACCGTGAGGGCTGTCGGACCCGCAGTCAGGGCACACGGTCTGGACCCCTCCGCGTGGCCATGAAGTTTCCCACACGACGCACCAGGGGAGCAGCCAGCAAAAGAGCCGTGCCCCCTGAGCCCCCGGAGAATTCTGTGACCGACTCCAATTCTGACTCGGAAGATGAAAGTGGCATGAATTTCTTGGAGAAAAGGGctttaaatataaagcaaaacaaagcaatgcTTGCAAAACTAATGTCAGAATTAGAAAGCTTCCCTGGCTCCTTCCCCGGGAGGCGTTCCCTGCCGGGCCCCAGTTCGCGTCCAAAGACACCCAGGAGGCGCACGTTTCCAGGTGTCGCCTGCAGGAGAAACCCTGAGCGGAGAGCTCGTCCGCTCACCAGGTCCAGGTCCCGGGTCCTTGGGTCACTCAGGGCCCTGcccacagaggaggaggaggaggacgaagAGGAGGGCAAGTACATGTTGGTGAGGAAGAGGAAGCCCATGGTCGGCTACATGAATGAAGATGACATGCCCCGAAGTCGTCGCCCCGGACCCATGACCCTTCCTCACGTGGTTCGCCCGGTGGATGAAATCACGGAAGAAGAGTTGGAGAACATCTGCAACAACTCCCGAGAGAAGATCTATAACCGTTCACTGGGGTCAACTTGTCATCAGTGCCGCCAGAAAACTCTCGATACCAAGACAAACTGCAGAAACCCAGAGTGCTGGGGCGTTCGAGGCCAATTCTGTGGTCCCTGCCTTCGAAACCGTTATGGTGAAGAAGTCAGGGATGCTCTGCTAGACCCAAACTGGCACTGCCCACCATGTCGCGGGATCTGTAACTGCAGCTTCTGTCGGCAGCGAGATGGGCGGTGTGCGACTGGGGTGCTCGTGTACTTAGCCAAGTACCACGGCTTTGGGAACGTGCATGCTTACTTGAAAAGTCTAAAACAGGAGTTTGAAATGCAAGGATAATAATTGGAAGATCCTCTACCTGCCTTCCACTTCGCAACTCTTCCTTGTTAAAGTTTCCAGTTTTGTCATGTGATTGAAACCCGGGTTAAGAATTCTGAGGCTCAGTCTGCCGTATAGGCAGATCAAGTTGTTGTCATTAAATGCGCACGTGTGTCCGGGCATCCTGGAAGTGTAGTGCCAGCTGTCCTCTGCCCTCTTGCAgtgtctcctttgcttttctgcccACCCTCGCCCCGTGCTGTCCTCCTACTTCCAGTGATTCTCCTCCATCATTTAGATTCGGAATCCTTTTTAAACTACAGTTTCATGAAAGCATGTTGGATTTAATTGGCGTTGAAATAGCCCTGGAATCCACACATAAAACCAAGCACTTAGAAAAACAGCGGTAGTATTAACTACCTCTACCCAGTTTCAGAGACTATCCCTGTAACTTGCTCACTTGTAAACATTGGGTCTGATGTAGtgtttgttaacatttttagCAGAATCAAGGCACAAAAGTCATTAGACCATGTGGAAAAATTAGGTGAT
The DNA window shown above is from Cervus elaphus chromosome 6, mCerEla1.1, whole genome shotgun sequence and carries:
- the LOC122696542 gene encoding cell division cycle-associated protein 7-like codes for the protein METPSSSDDSCDSFASDNFANTRLQADREGCRTRSQGTRSGPLRVAMKFPTRRTRGAASKRAVPPEPPENSVTDSNSDSEDESGMNFLEKRALNIKQNKAMLAKLMSELESFPGSFPGRRSLPGPSSRPKTPRRRTFPGVACRRNPERRARPLTRSRSRVLGSLRALPTEEEEEDEEEGKYMLVRKRKPMVGYMNEDDMPRSRRPGPMTLPHVVRPVDEITEEELENICNNSREKIYNRSLGSTCHQCRQKTLDTKTNCRNPECWGVRGQFCGPCLRNRYGEEVRDALLDPNWHCPPCRGICNCSFCRQRDGRCATGVLVYLAKYHGFGNVHAYLKSLKQEFEMQG